The Bacteroidota bacterium genome contains the following window.
CTGACCCGGTTGTCAGAGGCCGGTCTGGCTTCGTCCCGCCTGTCCTGGAGATGGGCATTCCGCTGGCAGGTGGTTTATGAAAAATAGGAGTCAGGCCCTTCGACATGCTTTGGGACCGGGAGTCAGGAGACAGAAGACAGAATTTCACTCTCTCCGCCGGAGAGGCCGGAATCTTGTTTTTTAAGTCATTTATTGGCAGGACTTCCTTAAACAGACACAGGTCCTGACTTTTTTGTGAATGCCGGACTTTCAGCCACGGGATGACACGGTTTGTTGGATTTTTACCATCACCAATCTCTGGTCACCCATCACCACTTACCTGTTTTTCCTTCTAACTTTTGCCCGTAACTCTTAACTGGGAAATCCCCTACAATCCCATCAGTTGCTTCACATATTTCGGCGCAGGAGATCCGAACGAAAGAATCTTGTCGTGAAAGGTTTTCAGTGAAGTCTGGGTACCATATGTGGTCTCATACCGGCGGCGGATATCGTTGATTTCCAGATTCCCGACATAATAAGTCGAAAGCTGCGACGACGA
Protein-coding sequences here:
- a CDS encoding DUF885 family protein → QQLKMRLRLIINAILDQSIHAGNMTEAEAMALMMNEGFQEEGEAAGKWIRACLSSSQLSTYYVGNLEINDIRRRYETTYGTQTSLKTFHDKILSFGSPAPKYVKQLMGL